Proteins encoded together in one Oenanthe melanoleuca isolate GR-GAL-2019-014 chromosome 7, OMel1.0, whole genome shotgun sequence window:
- the DNAJC10 gene encoding dnaJ homolog subfamily C member 10 isoform X2: MEFLASKGDYMRYFKRPLLLVLVCVIVLVCTDQDYYSLLGVSKEASSREIRQAFKKLALKLHPDKNQNDPNAHENFLKINRAYEVLKDEDLRKKYDKYGEKGLEDQQQGGRYESWHFYRYDFGIYDDDPEIITLDRGEFDAAVNSGELWFVNFYSPRCSHCHDLAPTWREFAKELDGVIRIGAVNCGDNRMLCRIKGINSYPSLYVFKTGMQPVKYYGDRSKESLKNFAMQYVTSTVTELWAGNFVNAIETSFASGVGWLITFCAERGDCLSHQTRLKLAGMLEGLVNVGWMDCGTQGELCDNLDVSSSTTAYFPPGATINNKEKGGVLFLNSLDAREIYQEVMQHLPDFEIISAASLEDRLAHHRWLLFFQFGEGDKSNVQEFKKLKFLLKDEHIQVGKFDCLSSPTICNKLYVYQPCLAVFKGKGTGDYEIHHGKKILYDIVAFAKESVNSHVITLGPQNFPDKDKEPWLVDFFAPWCPPCRALLPELRKASKHLYGQLKFGTLDCTVHEGLCNMHNIRAYPTTVVFNQSDVHEYEGHHSAEQILEFIEDLRNPSVVSLTPETFAELVQRRKREEIWMVDFYAPWCGPCQALMPEWKKMARMLNGLISVGSVDCQKYYSFCHQESVRGYPEIRLFPQKSNTAHQYYSYNGWHRDAYSLRGWALGYLPQVSVDLTPQSFTEKVLNGKDHWVIDFYAPWCGPCQNFAPEFEMLARAVKGKVKAGKVDCQAYGHTCQTADIRAYPTVKFYPYQGTKKSVLGEYIDSRDAKGIADLLNEKLEAMENKGKRKKSRNKDEL, translated from the exons ATGGAGTTTTTAGCATCCAAAGGAGATTATATGAGATATTTCAAAAGGCCTTTATTGCTAGTTTTAGTATGTGTAATTGTTCTTGTGTGCACTGATCAGGACTACTATAGTTTACTTGGAGTATCCAAAGAAGCAAGTAGTAGAGAAATACGACAAGCATTCAAAAAGCTGGCATTAAAATTGCACCCTGACAAAAATCAG AATGATCCAAATGCACATgaaaattttttgaaaataaacagagcATATGAAGTCCTTAAAGATGAAGATCTACGGAAGAAGTATGATAAATATGGAGAGAAGGGTCTGGAAGATCAGCAGCAAGGAGGTCGTTATGAAAGCTGGCACTTCTATCGCTATGATTTTG gTATTTATGACGATGATCCTGAAATTATAACTTTGGATAGAGGGGAATTTG ATGCTGCTGTTAACTCAGGAGAGCTGTGGTTTGTGAATTTTTATTCTCCTCGATGCTCCCACTGCCATGATTTAGCACCTACG TGGAGAGAATTTGCTAAGGAGCTGGATGGAGTGATACGCATTGGGGCTGTGAACTGTGGAGATAACAGAATGCTGTGTCGAATTAAAGGCATCAACAGCTACCCCAGTCTGTACGTTTTCAAAACTGGAATG CAACCAGTGAAATATTATGGAGACAGGTCAAAAGAGAGCTTGAAGAACTTTGCCATGCAGTATGTTACAAGCACAGTCACTGAGTTATGGGCAG GAAATTTTGTAAATGCTATTGAAACTTCATTTGCTTCTGGTGTTGGTTGGCTGATCACCTTCTGTGCTGAACGTGGGG attGCTTGAGTCACCAAACCCGCCTTAAGCTAGCTGGCATGTTG GAAGGTCTTGTTAATGTGGGCTGGATGGACTGTGGCACCCAGGGTGAGCTTTGTGATAATTTAGATGTCTCATCTAGTACTACTGCATACTTTCCACCTGGAGCCACCATAAATAACAAAGAGAAAGGAGGTGTTTTG TTTCTTAACTCCTTGGATGCCAGAGAAATATATCAGGAAGTAATGCAGCATCTACCAGACTTTGAAATCATCTCTGCGGCATCATTagag GACCGTCTGGCTCATCACCGGTGGctgcttttcttccagtttGGGGAGGGTGATAAATCAAATGTGCAGGAAtttaagaaactgaaatttttacTTAAAGATGAGCATATTCAG GTTGGGAAGTTTGACTGTCTTTCCTCACCAACCATCTGCAACAAACTATATGTTTATCAGCCTTGTTTAGCAGtcttcaaaggaaaaggaaCTGGAGATTATGAAATTCATCATG GAAAGAAGATCTTATATGACATTGTTGCATTTGCCAAAGAAAGTGTGAACTCCCATGTCATCACACTGGGACCTCAGAATTTTCCTGACAAAGATAAGGAACCATGGCTTGTGGATTTCTTTGCACCG TGGTGTCCTCCTTGTCGAGCTTTGTTACCAGAGCTGAGAAAAGCATCTAAACATCTTTATGGTCAGCTTAAATTTGGAACACTAGACTGTACTGTCCATGAAGGCCTTTGCAACATG CATAACATTCGAGCTTACCCAACAACAGTGGTGTTCAATCAGTCTGATGTTCATGAGTATGAAGGACATCACTCTGCTGAGCAGATCCTGGAGTTTATAGAG GATCTTAGGAATCCATCGGTGGTCTCCCTAACACCAGAGACATTTGCTGAGTTAGTTCAGAGGAGAAAACGAGAGGAGATCTGGATGGTGGACTTCTACGCTCCATGGTGTGGACCTTGTCAGGCTCTAATGCCAGAATGGAAGAAAATGGCCAGG atgtTAAATGGATTAATCAGTGTAGGCAGTGTGGATTGTCAAAAATACTATTCTTTCTGTCACCAAGAAAGTGTTCGGGGCTATCCTGAAATCAGACTCTTTCCTCAAAAGTCAAACACAGCTCATCAATACTA TAGCTACAATGGATGGCACAGAGATGCCTATTCCCTCAGAGGCTGGGCATTGGG ATATTTACCACAGGTGTCTGTAGACCTCACGCCTCAGAGTTTCACAGAGAAAGTTCTGAATGGGAAAGATCATTGGGTCATTGATTTTTATGCTCCTTGGTGTGGACCTTGCCAAAATTTTGCTCCTGAATTTGAGATGCTTGCAAGG gctgttaaaggaaaagtaaaagctggaaaagtaGACTGTCAGGCATATGGTCACACCTGTCAGACTGCTGATATCAGAGCCTATCCTACTGTTAAGTTTTACCCCTACCAAGGAACAAAG aaaagtgTTCTTGGGGAATATATAGACAGCAGAGATGCAAAAGGTATAGCTGACcttttgaatgaaaaattagaggcaatggaaaacaaaggaaaaagaaaaaaatctagaaataaG GATGAACTTTAA
- the DNAJC10 gene encoding dnaJ homolog subfamily C member 10 isoform X1, translated as MEFLASKGDYMRYFKRPLLLVLVCVIVLVCTDQDYYSLLGVSKEASSREIRQAFKKLALKLHPDKNQNDPNAHENFLKINRAYEVLKDEDLRKKYDKYGEKGLEDQQQGGRYESWHFYRYDFGIYDDDPEIITLDRGEFDAAVNSGELWFVNFYSPRCSHCHDLAPTWREFAKELDGVIRIGAVNCGDNRMLCRIKGINSYPSLYVFKTGMQPVKYYGDRSKESLKNFAMQYVTSTVTELWAGNFVNAIETSFASGVGWLITFCAERGDCLSHQTRLKLAGMLEGLVNVGWMDCGTQGELCDNLDVSSSTTAYFPPGATINNKEKGGVLFLNSLDAREIYQEVMQHLPDFEIISAASLEDRLAHHRWLLFFQFGEGDKSNVQEFKKLKFLLKDEHIQVGKFDCLSSPTICNKLYVYQPCLAVFKGKGTGDYEIHHGKKILYDIVAFAKESVNSHVITLGPQNFPDKDKEPWLVDFFAPWCPPCRALLPELRKASKHLYGQLKFGTLDCTVHEGLCNMHNIRAYPTTVVFNQSDVHEYEGHHSAEQILEFIEDLRNPSVVSLTPETFAELVQRRKREEIWMVDFYAPWCGPCQALMPEWKKMARMLNGLISVGSVDCQKYYSFCHQESVRGYPEIRLFPQKSNTAHQYYSYNGWHRDAYSLRGWALGYLPQVSVDLTPQSFTEKVLNGKDHWVIDFYAPWCGPCQNFAPEFEMLARAVKGKVKAGKVDCQAYGHTCQTADIRAYPTVKFYPYQGTKKSVLGEYIDSRDAKGIADLLNEKLEAMENKGKRKKSRNKVRTLTVEPFAKDLL; from the exons ATGGAGTTTTTAGCATCCAAAGGAGATTATATGAGATATTTCAAAAGGCCTTTATTGCTAGTTTTAGTATGTGTAATTGTTCTTGTGTGCACTGATCAGGACTACTATAGTTTACTTGGAGTATCCAAAGAAGCAAGTAGTAGAGAAATACGACAAGCATTCAAAAAGCTGGCATTAAAATTGCACCCTGACAAAAATCAG AATGATCCAAATGCACATgaaaattttttgaaaataaacagagcATATGAAGTCCTTAAAGATGAAGATCTACGGAAGAAGTATGATAAATATGGAGAGAAGGGTCTGGAAGATCAGCAGCAAGGAGGTCGTTATGAAAGCTGGCACTTCTATCGCTATGATTTTG gTATTTATGACGATGATCCTGAAATTATAACTTTGGATAGAGGGGAATTTG ATGCTGCTGTTAACTCAGGAGAGCTGTGGTTTGTGAATTTTTATTCTCCTCGATGCTCCCACTGCCATGATTTAGCACCTACG TGGAGAGAATTTGCTAAGGAGCTGGATGGAGTGATACGCATTGGGGCTGTGAACTGTGGAGATAACAGAATGCTGTGTCGAATTAAAGGCATCAACAGCTACCCCAGTCTGTACGTTTTCAAAACTGGAATG CAACCAGTGAAATATTATGGAGACAGGTCAAAAGAGAGCTTGAAGAACTTTGCCATGCAGTATGTTACAAGCACAGTCACTGAGTTATGGGCAG GAAATTTTGTAAATGCTATTGAAACTTCATTTGCTTCTGGTGTTGGTTGGCTGATCACCTTCTGTGCTGAACGTGGGG attGCTTGAGTCACCAAACCCGCCTTAAGCTAGCTGGCATGTTG GAAGGTCTTGTTAATGTGGGCTGGATGGACTGTGGCACCCAGGGTGAGCTTTGTGATAATTTAGATGTCTCATCTAGTACTACTGCATACTTTCCACCTGGAGCCACCATAAATAACAAAGAGAAAGGAGGTGTTTTG TTTCTTAACTCCTTGGATGCCAGAGAAATATATCAGGAAGTAATGCAGCATCTACCAGACTTTGAAATCATCTCTGCGGCATCATTagag GACCGTCTGGCTCATCACCGGTGGctgcttttcttccagtttGGGGAGGGTGATAAATCAAATGTGCAGGAAtttaagaaactgaaatttttacTTAAAGATGAGCATATTCAG GTTGGGAAGTTTGACTGTCTTTCCTCACCAACCATCTGCAACAAACTATATGTTTATCAGCCTTGTTTAGCAGtcttcaaaggaaaaggaaCTGGAGATTATGAAATTCATCATG GAAAGAAGATCTTATATGACATTGTTGCATTTGCCAAAGAAAGTGTGAACTCCCATGTCATCACACTGGGACCTCAGAATTTTCCTGACAAAGATAAGGAACCATGGCTTGTGGATTTCTTTGCACCG TGGTGTCCTCCTTGTCGAGCTTTGTTACCAGAGCTGAGAAAAGCATCTAAACATCTTTATGGTCAGCTTAAATTTGGAACACTAGACTGTACTGTCCATGAAGGCCTTTGCAACATG CATAACATTCGAGCTTACCCAACAACAGTGGTGTTCAATCAGTCTGATGTTCATGAGTATGAAGGACATCACTCTGCTGAGCAGATCCTGGAGTTTATAGAG GATCTTAGGAATCCATCGGTGGTCTCCCTAACACCAGAGACATTTGCTGAGTTAGTTCAGAGGAGAAAACGAGAGGAGATCTGGATGGTGGACTTCTACGCTCCATGGTGTGGACCTTGTCAGGCTCTAATGCCAGAATGGAAGAAAATGGCCAGG atgtTAAATGGATTAATCAGTGTAGGCAGTGTGGATTGTCAAAAATACTATTCTTTCTGTCACCAAGAAAGTGTTCGGGGCTATCCTGAAATCAGACTCTTTCCTCAAAAGTCAAACACAGCTCATCAATACTA TAGCTACAATGGATGGCACAGAGATGCCTATTCCCTCAGAGGCTGGGCATTGGG ATATTTACCACAGGTGTCTGTAGACCTCACGCCTCAGAGTTTCACAGAGAAAGTTCTGAATGGGAAAGATCATTGGGTCATTGATTTTTATGCTCCTTGGTGTGGACCTTGCCAAAATTTTGCTCCTGAATTTGAGATGCTTGCAAGG gctgttaaaggaaaagtaaaagctggaaaagtaGACTGTCAGGCATATGGTCACACCTGTCAGACTGCTGATATCAGAGCCTATCCTACTGTTAAGTTTTACCCCTACCAAGGAACAAAG aaaagtgTTCTTGGGGAATATATAGACAGCAGAGATGCAAAAGGTATAGCTGACcttttgaatgaaaaattagaggcaatggaaaacaaaggaaaaagaaaaaaatctagaaataaGGTAAGAACACTTACTGTGGAGCCTTTTGCAAAAGACTTGCTGTAA